A region of Sugiyamaella lignohabitans strain CBS 10342 chromosome A, complete sequence DNA encodes the following proteins:
- the EHD3 gene encoding Ehd3p (3-hydroxyisobutyryl-CoA hydrolase; member of a family of enoyl-CoA hydratase/isomerases; non-tagged protein is detected in highly purified mitochondria in high-throughput studies; phosphorylated; mutation affects fluid-phase endocytosis; GO_component: GO:0005739 - mitochondrion [Evidence IEA,IEA]; GO_component: GO:0005739 - mitochondrion [Evidence IDA] [PMID 14562095]; GO_component: GO:0005739 - mitochondrion [Evidence IDA] [PMID 14576278]; GO_component: GO:0005739 - mitochondrion [Evidence IDA] [PMID 16823961]; GO_component: GO:0005739 - mitochondrion [Evidence IDA] [PMID 17054397]; GO_function: GO:0003860 - 3-hydroxyisobutyryl-CoA hydrolase activity [Evidence IEA]; GO_function: GO:0003860 - 3-hydroxyisobutyryl-CoA hydrolase activity [Evidence IDA,ISS] [PMID 12697341]; GO_function: GO:0003824 - catalytic activity [Evidence IEA]; GO_function: GO:0016787 - hydrolase activity [Evidence IEA]; GO_process: GO:0008150 - biological_process [Evidence ND]; GO_process: GO:0009083 - branched-chain amino acid catabolic process [Evidence IEA]; GO_process: GO:0006635 - fatty acid beta-oxidation [Evidence IMP] [PMID 12697341]; GO_process: GO:0008152 - metabolic process [Evidence IEA]; GO_process: GO:0006574 - valine catabolic process [Evidence IEA]), producing MFASLRTSRIGATTSLACLRLAAVSTGRTPIVFTARMAYSTGGSYEHIVVSKPATGVRLVTLNRPKALNALFSPLIAELNHALFDADKDPEIGAIVITGSEKAFAAGADIKEMKDKTVAEVYGKDFIENWNDQTRVKKPIIAAVNGYALGGGCELALMADIIYAGEKAVFGQPEIKLGVIPGAGGTQRLARYIGKARASELILTGRNFSAQEALEWGMVAKVFKPEELVDQAVKTAAEIAQFSPLAVKAAKEAINEGYNLSLEQGLKYERRVFHTLFGTEDQKEGMAAFAEKRKASFTGK from the coding sequence ATGTTTGCCTCGTTACGCACTTCTCGCATTGGCGCAACCACATCTCTAGCTTGTCTCCGATTAGCGGCTGTTTCTACAGGTCGTACTCCTATTGTTTTCACTGCCAGAATGGCTTATTCAACTGGTGGCTCTTATGAGCACATTGTCGTTTCCAAACCAGCCACTGGTGTTCGTTTAGTTACTTTGAATCGTCCCAAGGCTTTAAATGCTTTGTTTTCTCCCTTGATTGCAGAATTGAACCACGCTCTATTCGATGCTGACAAGGATCCCGAAATCGGTGCAATTGTCATTACTGGTTCTGAAAAGGcttttgctgctggagctgatATCAAAGAAATGAAAGACAAGACTGTTGCTGAGGTATATGGTAAAGATTTCATTGAAAACTGGAATGATCAGACTAGAGTTAAGAAACCAattattgctgctgtcaatgGTTATGCTCTTGGAGGTGGTTGTGAATTGGCATTGATGGCTGATATTATCTATGCTGGTGAAAAGGCTGTTTTTGGTCAGCCTGAAATTAAGTTGGGTGTTAttcctggtgctggtggtactCAGAGACTTGCAAGATACATTGGCAAGGCTCGTGCTAGTGAATTGATTCTTACTGGTCGTAACTTCTCGGCtcaagaagctcttgaaTGGGGTATGGTTGCCAAGGTTTTCAAGCCTGAAGAGCTTGTTGATCAAGCTGTTaagactgctgctgagattgCTCAATTCAGTCCTTTGGCTGTCAAGGCTGCCAAGGAGGCCATTAATGAGGGATATAACCTTTCTCTTGAGCAAGGTCTCAAATATGAGCGCAGAGTATTCCACACTCTGTTTGGAACTGAAGACCAAAAAGAGGGTATGGCTGCGTTTGCTGAAAAGCGAAAGGCCAGCTTTACCGGCAAATAA
- the TOM70 gene encoding protein channel TOM70 — translation MTAWSSLSNFVEKNKTAAIVTATVLAAGTGAGLYYVLSQQPSLTSSEADNESSSSSSPTAGTSEKKKSKKKNKKKAASAAATATGAAATGSVKESSGTELLGFPLTKESANAPEYPVINDFSVVTSLPADQKQKLAASFKAAGNDAYGSKKYEKAIELYSSAIKCDPTDPIFYSNRAACYSALQNFEKVIEDTTKALELKPDYIKCLSRRAIAEEKLEKYPDAILDFTSACILGDFQDKNLNNAVDRVLRLNSEKIANEKYATQPKTLPSSSFVSAYLNSFHERQLPASLNEAVEGTGEYNLKLAFDALSKETAESYEQAFDLIKKSVDEIKDDELLALALEYRGTFNFLLNEGDEALDDIEKSIKLHPTVQAYIKRSSVQMERGSVASANQDFEQALKLDPKSADVYYHRAQIAFLTSDFNAAISDYKQSIELNPDFMYSHIQLAVAQYRQGSTSEAITAFRNLLEKYPKSSDVHNYYGEILLDQGSGPDALKEFDIAIKLETEKSVGTVNVLALVNKALTVFQLNQDVAEAESLCRKAVTIDPLSDVAISTLAQFCLQQNKTEDALELFERNAEIARTVPERVQALSFAEAARTQLRIIKERPALRQRLEAISRQSAHM, via the coding sequence ATGACTGCTTGGAGTAGTTTGAGCAATTTTGttgaaaaaaacaagactGCTGCCATTGTAACCGCTACAGTTTTGGcagctggtactggtgctggtttgTACTATGTGTTGAGTCAGCAACCCAGTCTGACATCCTCAGAGGCTGATAATGAATCCagttcttcatcatctccaaCTGCAGGAACCtctgaaaaaaagaaatcgaaaaagaagaataagaagaaggctgcCTCGGCTGCTGCAACTGCTACAGGTGCCGCCGCCACTGGTTCCGTTAAAGAGTCATCTGGCACAGAATTGCTGGGTTTCCCATTAACTAAGGAATCAGCCAATGCTCCAGAATATCCCGTTATTAACGACTTTTCCGTCGTCACATCGCTCCCAGCtgatcaaaaacaaaaactagCAGCCTCGTTCAAGGCAGCTGGTAACGACGCCTATGGCAGTAAAAAGTATGAAAAGGCCATTGAGCTGTATTCTAGTGCTATCAAGTGTGATCCTACTGATCCTATCTTTTATTCTAACAGAGCCGCCTGTTACTCTGCTTTGCAAAACTTTGAAAAAGTCATTGAAGACACCACCAAGGCTCTTGAGCTGAAGCCTGATTATATTAAATGTCTTTCTCGAAGAGCCATTGCTGAGGAGAAGTTGGAGAAATACCCCGATGCTATTCTTGATTTCACTTCGGCCTGTATTTTGGGTGATTTCCAAGATAAGAACTTGAACAATGCTGTTGACAGAGTTTTGAGATTGAACTCTGAAAAGATTGCTAATGAGAAGTACGCCACACAACCTAAAACTTTGCCTTCATCTAGCTTTGTTTCTGCTTACCTTAACTCATTCCACGAACGTCAACTGCCTGCTTCTCTCAACGAGGCTGTTGAGGGTACTGGTGAATACAATCTTAAATTGGCTTTCGACGCTTTGTCCAAGGAAACTGCTGAGAGCTATGAACAAGCCTTTGATTTGATCAAGAAGtctgttgatgagatcaAAGATGACGAacttcttgctcttgccCTTGAATACAGAGGTACCTTTAACTTCCTTCTTAATGAGGGAGACGAGGCTCTTGATGACATTGAAAAGAGTATCAAACTGCACCCTACTGTCCAAGCTTATATCAAACGTTCTAGTGTCCAGATGGAGAGAGGAAGCGTGGCATCTGCTAACCAAGATTTCGAACAAGCTCTTAAGCTGGATCCTAAATCTGCTGATGTATACTACCACCGTGCACAAATCGCTTTCCTCACATCTGACTTCAACGCTGCTATTTCTGATTACAAGCAAAGTATCGAACTCAACCCTGACTTCATGTACTCTCACATCCAACTTGCTGTTGCCCAATATAGACAAGGTTCTACATCCGAGGCTATTACTGCTTTCCGCAACTTGCTTGAGAAGTACCCCAAGTCTTCTGACGTTCACAACTACTACGGTGAGATCCTTCTTGATCAAGGTAGTGGTCCTGATGCTCTTAAAGAGTTTGATATCGCCATTAAACttgaaactgaaaagtcTGTCGGTACTGTCAATGTCCTTGCTCTTGTTAACAAGGCCCTTACTGTTTTCCAACTGAACCAAGATGTTGCCGAAGCCGAGTCGCTCTGTCGCAAGGCCGTCACCATCGACCCTCTCAGTGATGTTGCTATCAGCACGCTAGCTCAATTCTGCTTGCAACAAAACAAGACTGAGGATGCTCTCGAGCTGTTTGAACGCAATGCTGAAATCGCTCGTACTGTTCCCGAACGTGTACAAGCTCTGTCATTTGCTGAGGCTGCTCGTACCCAGTTGCGCATAATCAAGGAACGCCCTGCCCTTCGTCAGCGTCTGGAAGCCATCAGCCGCCAGAGTGCTCATATGTAA